The Pyxicephalus adspersus chromosome 1, UCB_Pads_2.0, whole genome shotgun sequence sequence aaatacaaacatgcaaCATGCacgtacaatatatatttgtttgttttcagtaTACCCCAATAGTGGAAATGTCAAAGGAAGAAAACATTTATGGAAGcaaaaatgcttgtaaaacacacaataaaaacaaaattacaaatacaggAGTTCAGTGATGTGAAATTTTTTGGTGGGTTTCATTGAATGACAAATTACGTTCTATTGCAAGAAGATGATACAGTTGTGAATGAGGCCTGCATAATACAGGTTTTCCATTTATTCAGTCAGTATACTCCATCTTGCAACTTgatctaaatattttacttttttttcctcgcccctctaaaaaataatttttatctgcCAGGCAAAGCCTTTTGCATGGactaatatttcacattttcattttttaggtgcAATTGTACAGAAAGCAAATTTTAATACCGTTTAGCAtccaccaataaaatataaaattgaccaatttatttaaaaaaaatgccaatgtaACACTACAAACAACACAAACAAGAAGTAAATTGTGGTGCTAAATAGAGTTTGTAATCCTTATATTGTTGATTTTCAGCCATTTAATTTATTGCTAAACATGAGTCCTGAAGATCAATGAAAGATCAATCAATCAGGGCTGTAATAATTTAGAATGTACTGTTTCATGCAATTAAGTTTAAGCAATTGAGGAGAGCATTgcatctaaatacaaaaaaaaattattaaaggctCTCACCTAGGCCAAATGTGTCACAGCAGAACttccattttatctttttttatttgcataaagtAACTTTTTACTtagtttacaatgtaaaaaaaacaaaacctagttaaatattctatttaaatcTTTGTATTGTAGAGAACTAAACCCCAAGTAATTCTGACCTCTTTATACCTTTTATGATGTCATCAAACACAACACTACATatgtaatacaaaaagaaaaacatgaaaaataaaatataaagagtgTACATTTCTTAATAGGCAGTATACAGAAAGTTTGAAACTATGGTCATCTTGGCATACCCATCCTCATTGAGCTTACATTGAGTAAGTGCAGTGTTCTCACAACTACAATACTAATCAACATATGTTGCAGATACAGATAAATTACAAAGACAAAACACAATAATTTGGGAACATCTGTAAATTCCATAATGTTTATGCGGAAGAGCATCATTTTGCATGATATGGCCATCTGTGCCACAGGTTTGTGCTGTTTTAGGTCACTATGTCAGAATGTTGCCTTATTGCAAACTTTATCAGAAGAGGAACTTTAAAAGATCTTGCTTCAATTTGACCTTTTCAAACATGTATTCATTTCTTCTATGTGCTTTTTTCCCAGtggatatatatgtatgcatagatacgttttcatttgttttgcatgtaattttttaaaagatagtttATAACTAAGGGTgaaaatatttgttcattatGTAGGACAGAGAAGGAAGCCAGAGAATGAAGAATGAATGTACTCTGTTGAGTATAATCCATTGGCTTGATCTGACGGCATTTGAACCCAAACTTGGTCATTTTCCTTAAGTTCTAGTACTGCACTTCCAGACGCTTGGTCCATATAACCTTTTTTGTATTCATCATAAGTGTAGGTAGCCGGCACATTGTTCTTATACAGAGCAACCCAGATGTTGGTGCCTTTTACGTGTACGTGGTAAGCAAAGTAATAGATTCCGGGAACTGTACAAGTAAACATTCCAGTAAGAGGATTATAACCATTGTGACCATTGTACAAAGTCCTCTCAAATTTTATGGGCATGCCGGATGGAGGGAATGGTGTAGTTAGGATGGCAGTGAATGCAGGGGCAATTTTAGCAGACAGTTCTCCAGTGCCATACTGAGGCTTTTCAGGTTTTTCAATCCCAACAGAACCTCCTTCAGGCAAATGTAGACCAGCAATGGTTCCATCACCATATATTCCTGGAGGACCAGGTGGCCCAGGTGGACCAGGTGGCCCAGGCTGCCCATTTAAACCAGGAGCACCTGGAACTCCAGGTGGGCCCAGGGGGCCAATAGGACCTTGTGCACCAGTTATGCTATTTCCTGGAAGGCCAGGTAAACCAGGCTCCCCCTTTGGACCTGGTAGCCCTTGTGGGCCTAAAGGGCCCAATGACCCCTGCAGCCCAGGAATACCTGCTGGACCTCTAGGACCTGGCTGTCCTGGAATGCCTCCCTCTCCTTTATGTCCTGGACTACCTACCTGACCTGGCAAACCTGGAAGTCCCATCAACCCACCCTCTCCCTTTGGTCCAGTTGGTCCTTGCAGTCCCTGGGGACCTGGAAGACCCCTATCGCCAGGTATTCCTGGCTTACCTACAAATCCATTGGGACCTTGATTTCCTGGAAGGCCTGGTGATCCTGGAGGACCAGAAGGTCCTACGTCACCTTTTAGGCCAGGCAATCCATTTTTTCCAGGTAATCCCATTACCCCAGGTAGCCCTGGTGGCCCAATTATTCCCTGTGGCCCTTGTTCACCTGGTTCACCATCTAAACCTGGCTCTCCTTTCTCTCCAATTCCACCTTGCATCCCAGAAGGTCCTCTATCCCCTTTCAAACCAGGTAGACCGGGTTTTCCATATCCTGGAGATCCTGGTAAACCTGGCAAACCTCGAATGCCTGGTTCCCCCTTAGGACCTAATGGTCCTTGTATTCCAGGTAATCCATCTAAGCCAGGTTTACCAATGCCATCAACTCCAGGTTTTCCTGGAGGACCCTGAGGTCCTGGCAGTCCCCCTACTCCAGGTGCCCCAGGTGGACCCACATCTCCTTTGTTTCCAGGAGCCCCAGGTAATCCATCAAGACCTGGTTTTCCATTTCCCGGTGGGCCAGGTGGTCCTAAAGGTCCCAAAGGGCCTGTAGGTCCTCTAGTTCCAGGTATGCCTGGTTTGCCAATTCCAGGTTCTCCCTTACCTCCTTTCTCTCCACGGAGTCCTGGTTCACCCTTTGGCCCTGGTTCACCCCTAATACCTGGTTGCCCAGGAGCACCTTGCACACCTGGTTTTCCATTAGTAGAGATTCCTGAAGGACCAGGAATACCAGGAGAACCAGGCAACCCTCTAGGCCCTAGCTCACCCCTCATTCCAGGCTCCCCTTTTGTGCCGGGTAATCCCTTTGGTCCAGTTTTTCCAGGCATTCCAGGTAAACCAGGTTTACCAATACTGGAAAAGCCAGGAGGACCAGCAGGGCCTGGTTGTCCTTGTAAGCCAGGTTTTCCAACTCCTGGTTTCCCTGGGGGTCCCGGTGGTCCTTGGGGTCCCCTTGGTCCTGGTTGTCCTGCTGGCCCAGGTTCTCCTTTAAGATCCATTGGAAGCATGGGGGGCATATCTGTAAAGATAAAACATGTTAACCAATTAGAGATGTTTTGTTATTCACTAGTTTAAAAAGGTGTACAGTAAATCAATTTACTGATAAGGTGCTGCAAAATATACTGATCATCAGATATGATTCTGTACTAGACTAGGCTTCAAATATGACATTGCATACTTGGCACCAAACACTGAACAGCTTATCAAATTTGGAAGTGGATCAAATACAGGTTGTATTATTTGCCAGGTTTTGTTGGTTaattagttacatagtaagtcgggtttaaaaaagacataagtccatcaagttcaatcactagggaaataaacatatcccagatataaaaccccatggacatagaaGTAGGCATAATTAAGTTTGACTTGTTCAAAGCTCTATAAAGGGTGCAATTTTTCAACAAAATTTTGtcttttaatacatatatttttttttacttctatttagcagaaataatgttttttttgcagtttatgaACAAAGTATGTTTACTGTACACCATGGTTATGAGCTGCTATGTCCTCATTTTACCTAAGGGCATGTTACAGGCAGACAGTAGAAACTTTTCATGGGTAAGAATATTAAATACTCATTATGCCATCATAATATTACACTATAGTTAGAGGTGAGTGAATGTGTCCTGGTTACTGTATATAGGTTAAGGGTGTAGAACAATGAACCCCTGAAATCTCTTCTAATTGGGTGAAACTTTGGTTGTAAAGTAGTTAAAATTAGCTAACCTAATCTATCTCATTATTCTCAGCTCATATCTTTCTGTGGTGACTAATGAAGCCATGGTATATGGTTAAGAGTTTTTCCAACCCATTACATTTTTGCCTATTGATTTTGGTATACTGTGTCCTAAAAACCCTGCTTCTGATGTGGCCATGTTTAAAGTCGTTTCAGTTTAAGtcattatttttctaattcattgggcctgatttattaaagctctcaaaggctggagaggatacactttcatcagtgaagctggtaagtaatttcctatttgttagcaaaggatttcaatcctagactagatccattccatgtttgctggatcacccagcttcactgatgaaagtgtaacctccccagcctttgagagctttaataaatcagggccattgctgTGGATTTTTGGCAGAAATGAAGAAAGTGATGGAGTTTATCTGATCCTCAATAACTGACCACAAAACTACACCATTattattcttttactttttctactGGGATAATGTTTGTGTTGACATTCAGTGTTCTCCTAGAGTTTTCATTCAGTGTTGACACTGATACTGAGTTGACATTCAGTGTTCTCCTTTAGGGAAATGTTAATTCAAATTATTAACAGTTTGTTTTCTTAAGAAGGGCATAAATGTTTTTAGAGCAACACTTTTCTTCTTCATAAACTTGCATGAGCAGATCTTCAGGTGTCACCCTTAGGTTCTCTGTTAAATATTTTGAGATGGTAACGAATTCTCTTGTACTGGTATTGTAGAACAGTACTAAAAAGAACTGCAATGGTGCTGAATTTCTTCCTTTTGTAAATAGTATACCTGACTATGAGTTTATTGTATAACcaagcttttatttattaatatatttatttataacttttgatttagtttttcgagtattatataatacattatggTTGGATTTGAGTAATACTTGAATGTGCCCAGGTTATTGTGTATGGTTAAGGATAAGTATTCAAGCTTGAGGTTATAGTTGGAAA is a genomic window containing:
- the COL8A2 gene encoding collagen alpha-2(VIII) chain, with product MSLGRSTLFLLVAPMGSVSGGGPAGGAYPQMKYMNPMMKGPLGPPFREGKGQYLDMPPMLPMDLKGEPGPAGQPGPRGPQGPPGPPGKPGVGKPGLQGQPGPAGPPGFSSIGKPGLPGMPGKTGPKGLPGTKGEPGMRGELGPRGLPGSPGIPGPSGISTNGKPGVQGAPGQPGIRGEPGPKGEPGLRGEKGGKGEPGIGKPGIPGTRGPTGPLGPLGPPGPPGNGKPGLDGLPGAPGNKGDVGPPGAPGVGGLPGPQGPPGKPGVDGIGKPGLDGLPGIQGPLGPKGEPGIRGLPGLPGSPGYGKPGLPGLKGDRGPSGMQGGIGEKGEPGLDGEPGEQGPQGIIGPPGLPGVMGLPGKNGLPGLKGDVGPSGPPGSPGLPGNQGPNGFVGKPGIPGDRGLPGPQGLQGPTGPKGEGGLMGLPGLPGQVGSPGHKGEGGIPGQPGPRGPAGIPGLQGSLGPLGPQGLPGPKGEPGLPGLPGNSITGAQGPIGPLGPPGVPGAPGLNGQPGPPGPPGPPGPPGIYGDGTIAGLHLPEGGSVGIEKPEKPQYGTGELSAKIAPAFTAILTTPFPPSGMPIKFERTLYNGHNGYNPLTGMFTCTVPGIYYFAYHVHVKGTNIWVALYKNNVPATYTYDEYKKGYMDQASGSAVLELKENDQVWVQMPSDQANGLYSTEYIHSSFSGFLLCPT